Proteins found in one Flavobacterium channae genomic segment:
- a CDS encoding IS3 family transposase (programmed frameshift): protein MKTPKKKTAENFIKDIRRNTRRIFSSEQKIQIVMEALRAEMSVAELCRKYSINESQFYKWNKEFLEAGKKRLAGDVTREATSDEVSELKKENQSLKVMIADLVLRLRYCKKKLGHAGLTEKFKKYMRLTVSEKQEIIHMVTRSEIGVNRTLREIGINKSTFYNWYHAYSENGVEGLLPTKRAANRQWNSIPQEQKNLVVKLALDYPDLSSRELAYKITDEQQIFLSESSVYRILKSRGLITAPAHIFLSAGNEFTDKTGFVHQMWQTDFTYFKILGWGWYYLSTVLDDYSRYIVHWELCSSMKADDVKRTVDTAIKKAKLVTKQKPKLLSDNGSCYIASELKTYLKDNYQMQQVHGRPNHPQTQGKIERYHRTMKNVVKLDNYFAPEELEAALEKFVYRYNNERYHESLNNLTPADVYFGRGEMILKERERLKKMAIIGRRNEYQKLKLTTNQKKHLSLNY from the exons ATGAAAACACCCAAGAAAAAAACAGCAGAGAATTTCATCAAAGACATTCGTAGAAACACACGAAGAATCTTTAGTTCTGAACAAAAAATTCAGATTGTTATGGAAGCTTTACGAGCAGAAATGTCAGTTGCAGAATTGTGTCGTAAGTATTCCATTAATGAATCTCAGTTTTATAAGTGGAACAAAGAATTTTTGGAAGCAGGTAAAAAGCGTTTAGCAGGCGATGTAACAAGAGAAGCTACGAGTGATGAAGTATCAGAGCTCAAGAAAGAAAATCAGTCTTTAAAAGTAATGATTGCCGATTTAGTTTTACGCT TACGATATTGTAAAAAAAAGCTTGGACATGCTGGATTAACTGAAAAGTTTAAGAAATATATGCGACTTACAGTATCCGAAAAACAAGAAATCATTCACATGGTTACTCGTTCAGAAATTGGCGTAAATCGAACACTTCGGGAGATTGGAATCAATAAAAGTACGTTTTACAATTGGTATCATGCTTACAGCGAAAATGGTGTTGAAGGATTGCTTCCAACCAAAAGAGCAGCAAACAGGCAATGGAATAGCATTCCACAAGAGCAGAAGAATTTGGTTGTAAAATTAGCTTTAGATTATCCTGATTTGTCTTCTCGAGAATTAGCCTATAAAATCACTGATGAACAACAGATATTCCTATCAGAATCAAGTGTTTATCGGATTTTAAAGTCAAGAGGTTTAATTACAGCTCCAGCTCATATTTTTCTGAGTGCAGGTAATGAATTTACAGACAAAACAGGCTTTGTTCATCAAATGTGGCAAACGGATTTTACCTATTTTAAAATATTGGGTTGGGGTTGGTATTACTTGAGTACGGTTTTAGATGATTACAGCCGATACATTGTGCATTGGGAACTTTGCTCAAGCATGAAAGCCGATGATGTAAAAAGAACTGTGGATACTGCCATTAAAAAAGCAAAATTGGTAACTAAACAAAAACCAAAACTCTTGTCAGACAATGGTTCGTGCTATATTGCAAGCGAATTAAAAACGTATTTAAAAGACAATTATCAAATGCAACAAGTACATGGCAGACCCAATCATCCACAAACACAAGGAAAAATTGAACGCTATCACAGAACTATGAAAAACGTGGTAAAACTTGATAATTACTTTGCTCCCGAAGAATTAGAAGCTGCTTTAGAAAAGTTTGTTTATCGCTATAACAATGAACGCTATCATGAATCATTAAACAACTTAACCCCAGCAGATGTCTATTTTGGAAGAGGTGAAATGATTTTAAAAGAACGTGAACGATTAAAGAAAATGGCTATTATTGGCCGAAGAAATGAGTACCAAAAATTAAAATTAACAACAAATCAAAAAAAACATTTATCTTTGAATTATTAA
- a CDS encoding helix-turn-helix domain-containing protein, translating to MTTFDANSQKLNKKEFQIALGQRIKELREKKNISQTELGNLCDIERTNMNRIEAGNTNPTSYTLYRIAQKLEVDLPELFELKPGIQKK from the coding sequence ATGACAACTTTTGATGCAAATAGCCAAAAGTTGAATAAGAAAGAATTTCAAATAGCATTAGGTCAAAGAATCAAAGAATTGAGAGAAAAGAAAAACATCTCTCAAACTGAACTTGGCAATTTATGTGATATTGAAAGAACTAACATGAATAGAATTGAAGCTGGTAATACCAATCCTACAAGTTATACTTTATACAGAATAGCTCAAAAATTAGAAGTTGACTTACCTGAACTATTTGAACTTAAACCAGGAATCCAAAAGAAATAG
- a CDS encoding JAB domain-containing protein, translated as MEIAEIKVTYSTNKPDKLKLVQCDEVYKFILSQWDLDLIEFQEECKVILLNRANFVLGVYNLSKGGISGTVVDVRIIMGVALKCNASAIILVHNHPSGNMKPSEADKRITSKLKSACELLEISLLDHLIIYKNDYYSFAYNGNL; from the coding sequence ATGGAAATAGCTGAAATTAAAGTGACCTATTCAACTAATAAACCTGATAAGTTAAAATTAGTTCAATGTGATGAAGTCTATAAATTCATATTATCTCAATGGGATTTGGATTTAATAGAATTTCAAGAAGAATGTAAAGTAATTTTACTCAATAGAGCCAATTTTGTACTTGGAGTTTACAATTTATCAAAAGGTGGTATTTCAGGAACAGTTGTAGATGTCAGAATAATTATGGGTGTAGCTCTAAAGTGTAATGCATCTGCCATTATCTTGGTACATAATCATCCAAGTGGGAATATGAAGCCAAGTGAAGCTGACAAGAGAATTACATCTAAATTGAAAAGTGCTTGTGAATTATTAGAGATAAGTCTGCTTGACCATTTAATAATTTACAAGAATGACTATTATAGTTTTGCTTACAATGGAAATTTATAA
- a CDS encoding IS3 family transposase (programmed frameshift): MKTPKKKTAENFIKDIRRNTRRIFSSEQKIQIVMEALRAEMSVAELCRKYSINESQFYKWNKEFLEAGKKRLAGDVTREATSDEVSELKKENQSLKVMIADLVLRLRYCKKKLGHAGLTEKFKKYMRLTVSEKQEIIHMVTRSEIGVNRTLREIGINKSTFYNWYHAYSENGVEGLLPTKRAANRQWNSIPQEQKNLVVKLALDYPDLSSRELAYKITDEQQIFLSESSVYRILKSRGLITAPAHIFLSAGNEFTDKTGFVHQMWQTDFTYFKILGWGWYYLSTVLDDYSRYIVHWELCSNMKADDVKRTVDTAIKKAKLITKQKPKLLSDNGSCYIANELKSYLKDNYQMQQVHGRPNHPQTQGKIERYHRTMKNVVKLDNYFAPEELEAALEKFVYRYNNERYHESLNNLTPADVYFGRGEMILKERERLKKMAIIGRRNEYQKLKLTTNQKKHLSLNY; the protein is encoded by the exons ATGAAAACACCTAAGAAAAAAACAGCAGAGAATTTCATCAAAGACATTCGTAGAAATACACGAAGAATCTTTAGTTCCGAACAGAAAATTCAGATTGTTATGGAAGCTTTACGAGCAGAAATGTCAGTTGCAGAATTGTGTCGTAAGTATTCCATTAATGAATCTCAGTTTTATAAGTGGAACAAAGAATTTTTGGAAGCAGGTAAAAAGCGTTTAGCAGGCGATGTAACAAGAGAAGCTACGAGTGATGAAGTATCAGAGCTCAAGAAAGAAAATCAGTCTTTAAAAGTAATGATTGCCGATTTAGTTTTACGCT TACGATATTGTAAAAAAAAGCTTGGACATGCTGGATTAACTGAAAAGTTTAAGAAATATATGCGACTTACAGTATCCGAAAAACAAGAAATCATTCACATGGTTACTCGTTCAGAAATTGGCGTAAATCGAACACTTCGGGAGATTGGAATCAATAAAAGTACGTTTTACAATTGGTATCATGCTTACAGCGAAAATGGTGTTGAAGGATTGCTTCCAACCAAAAGAGCAGCAAACAGGCAATGGAATAGCATTCCACAAGAGCAGAAGAATTTGGTTGTAAAATTAGCTTTAGATTATCCTGATTTGTCTTCTCGAGAATTAGCCTATAAAATCACTGATGAACAACAGATATTCCTATCAGAATCAAGTGTTTATCGGATTTTAAAGTCAAGAGGTTTAATTACAGCTCCAGCTCATATTTTTCTGAGTGCAGGTAATGAATTTACAGACAAAACAGGCTTTGTTCATCAAATGTGGCAAACGGATTTTACCTATTTTAAAATATTGGGTTGGGGTTGGTATTACTTGAGTACGGTTTTGGACGATTACAGCCGATACATTGTACACTGGGAACTTTGCTCAAACATGAAAGCCGATGATGTAAAAAGAACTGTTGATACAGCCATTAAGAAAGCAAAATTGATAACTAAACAAAAACCAAAACTCTTGTCCGACAATGGTTCGTGCTACATTGCAAACGAATTAAAATCGTATTTAAAAGACAATTATCAAATGCAACAAGTACATGGAAGACCCAATCATCCACAAACACAAGGAAAAATTGAACGCTATCACAGAACCATGAAAAATGTTGTAAAACTTGATAATTACTTTGCTCCCGAAGAATTAGAAGCTGCTTTAGAAAAGTTTGTTTATCGCTATAACAATGAACGCTATCATGAATCATTAAACAACTTAACCCCAGCAGATGTCTATTTTGGAAGAGGTGAAATGATTTTAAAAGAACGTGAACGATTAAAGAAAATGGCTATTATTGGCCGAAGAAATGAGTACCAAAAATTAAAATTAACAACAAATCAAAAAAAACATTTATCTTTGAATTATTAA
- a CDS encoding dsDNA nuclease domain-containing protein: MGAVAALKGYRTQFLYSLCKILTDYDKGYNFHIEGKFEDLDIFDNDGNYIETIQIKNQSGTLSFSDLFSKQSSFFKRGEKVVSLNKEAKIKLVSFGNVSDELKNKETLSKKLTNKNFNKDSIKKLLQNFSVEIATEDNLMFLILDKLKELSIFTDPNIALELLIFWIYKLAEADTPIQASQLIINLERIGNFANQQKSFNDSFFNTIIPLSTKSVDAENLEVLKQNFYYGVSSRYEHIFANLDVIREDKLNKIDKALKSKDVVFIYGASGQGKSALAYRYLKDFVSNATAYELKISQSLQDIYKVISSLEALSKGLSFPITIYIDVPPQNFNWNEIIKELNGKKNLKFIITIRQEDWNKTTDLQQFYDFEDIELTFDKTEAKYIYENLSNIKEDLQFTDFEESWQVFGNKGLLLEYIYLINQGSTLKSRLYEQINNIRSFVAEKKTEELEILRYVSLSDSFNSKISYKKLIKELKIKEPIKYIKDLQKEYLIQYTEDGEYLTGLHPIRSRIITEILFDEDVYVDIFDYINSSLNLINEEDLLNYLLFSFSKGYHPNICLSNLKVISLKSWQGYLNVFNALLWKGIYDFTMEQNIGTFDEAYELYGKAWYLLLNFILTNDKLLDDEDFILKNKSEEFLQKNKQLRSKITDKENIYCYCKIWLKSIKKIEISPINALDWKSLGEFTFWLNHLKSDISIKITNDLFISFFSKSIDNVKEQATVLLGLKSINYDENLILRLEKYFLTNVRLKFDIIFFNIVDKEIETIYIYNFLDKNQAKGLNSLSVNLLDILRKGFPVNRQQKVD; the protein is encoded by the coding sequence ATGGGAGCAGTGGCAGCACTAAAAGGATATAGAACTCAATTTTTATATTCTTTATGTAAGATTTTAACTGATTATGATAAGGGGTATAATTTTCACATTGAGGGTAAATTTGAAGATTTAGATATTTTTGATAATGATGGAAATTACATAGAAACTATACAAATTAAAAATCAGTCAGGAACCTTAAGTTTTAGTGACTTATTTTCTAAGCAATCCTCTTTTTTTAAAAGAGGGGAAAAAGTAGTTTCTTTAAATAAGGAAGCTAAAATAAAGCTCGTTTCATTTGGAAATGTTAGTGATGAACTTAAGAATAAAGAAACTTTATCAAAAAAACTAACTAATAAAAATTTCAATAAGGACAGTATCAAAAAACTTCTCCAGAATTTTTCAGTTGAAATTGCTACCGAAGACAATCTAATGTTTTTAATATTAGACAAATTAAAAGAACTAAGTATTTTTACTGACCCAAATATTGCTTTAGAACTTTTAATTTTCTGGATTTATAAATTAGCAGAAGCAGATACACCAATTCAAGCAAGTCAGCTGATTATTAACTTAGAAAGAATTGGTAATTTTGCAAACCAACAAAAAAGCTTTAATGATTCTTTTTTTAATACTATTATTCCTCTAAGTACAAAATCTGTTGATGCTGAAAATCTAGAAGTTCTTAAACAAAATTTTTATTATGGTGTATCTTCAAGATATGAACACATTTTTGCAAATTTAGATGTAATTAGAGAAGACAAACTAAATAAAATTGATAAGGCATTAAAGAGTAAAGATGTTGTTTTTATATATGGTGCTTCTGGTCAGGGTAAAAGTGCCTTAGCTTATAGGTATTTAAAAGATTTTGTTTCTAATGCTACTGCCTATGAACTTAAAATTTCTCAAAGTTTACAAGATATTTATAAAGTTATAAGTAGTTTAGAAGCACTAAGTAAAGGATTGAGTTTTCCAATAACTATATATATTGATGTTCCTCCACAAAACTTTAATTGGAATGAAATAATAAAAGAATTAAATGGTAAGAAAAATTTAAAATTTATTATCACAATTAGACAAGAAGACTGGAATAAGACAACAGATTTACAACAGTTTTATGATTTTGAAGACATTGAATTAACATTTGATAAAACTGAAGCAAAATATATTTATGAAAACTTATCTAATATCAAAGAGGATCTACAGTTTACTGACTTTGAAGAATCTTGGCAAGTTTTTGGAAATAAAGGATTGTTATTAGAGTATATTTATTTAATAAATCAGGGTAGTACACTTAAGTCTAGGTTATATGAGCAAATAAATAATATAAGAAGTTTTGTAGCTGAAAAAAAAACGGAAGAATTAGAGATTTTGAGATATGTATCACTATCTGATTCTTTTAATTCTAAAATTAGTTACAAAAAACTAATTAAAGAATTGAAGATAAAAGAGCCTATAAAATACATTAAAGATTTACAAAAAGAATACTTAATACAATATACAGAAGATGGGGAGTATTTGACAGGATTACATCCAATCAGGTCAAGAATTATAACAGAAATTTTATTTGATGAAGATGTATATGTAGATATTTTTGATTACATAAATTCTTCATTAAATCTTATCAATGAAGAAGATTTATTAAATTATTTATTATTTTCATTTTCTAAGGGTTATCATCCTAATATTTGTTTATCTAATCTAAAGGTTATTTCATTAAAATCATGGCAAGGATATTTAAATGTTTTTAATGCTTTATTATGGAAAGGTATTTATGATTTTACCATGGAGCAGAATATAGGTACTTTCGATGAAGCATATGAACTTTATGGAAAGGCTTGGTATCTTTTATTAAATTTTATTCTCACAAATGATAAACTTCTTGATGATGAAGATTTTATATTAAAAAATAAATCTGAAGAATTCTTGCAAAAAAATAAACAATTAAGAAGTAAAATAACTGATAAAGAAAATATTTATTGCTATTGTAAAATTTGGTTAAAAAGTATCAAAAAAATTGAAATTTCCCCAATTAATGCATTAGATTGGAAATCCTTAGGGGAATTTACTTTTTGGTTAAATCATTTAAAATCTGACATTTCTATAAAAATTACAAATGATTTATTTATTTCTTTTTTTTCTAAATCTATTGATAATGTAAAGGAACAAGCAACTGTTTTATTAGGTTTAAAATCAATTAATTATGATGAAAACTTGATTTTACGTTTAGAAAAATATTTTTTAACCAATGTAAGATTAAAATTTGATATAATATTTTTTAACATTGTAGATAAAGAAATTGAAACTATATATATCTATAATTTTTTAGATAAGAATCAAGCAAAAGGATTAAATAGCTTATCTGTAAATTTATTAGATATATTAAGAAAAGGATTTCCTGTAAATCGTCAGCAAAAAGTGGACTGA
- a CDS encoding DUF3871 family protein: MEAQVIVESKINQESHRLIPVKPTNNIMNPGTFQTNNVITPGTTKFPNKPFIEANTQEISLHSLQNDCVIPVFSKDNERTISHQEFIEIAQESVLRVFPHHTFEKPEIRVSHQIKGRTPEAIHKNVKDLLDHERTQYFERMAFIIRIPSIVDNINGNEIALTIGGVRSYNLENLYNKKTFEKFKFFIGFQNKVCCNLCVWSDGFVDDMKVSSYQELQTKIIEVIQNYNAEKHLLGMKAFAKHSLTETQFAQLIGRTRLYQHLPKKDKALIPNLNFTDGHINTIVKDYFEDDSFCRNEQGDINLWNVYNLFTQANKSSYIDTFLDRNVNAYDFTNGIQKALIGNGDYNWFLS; the protein is encoded by the coding sequence ATGGAAGCACAAGTCATCGTTGAATCAAAAATAAATCAGGAATCACATAGATTAATTCCTGTAAAGCCAACTAATAACATTATGAATCCTGGTACTTTTCAGACTAATAATGTTATAACTCCTGGTACTACAAAATTTCCAAACAAACCTTTTATTGAAGCCAATACACAAGAAATTAGTTTACATAGTTTACAAAATGATTGTGTAATTCCAGTTTTCAGTAAAGATAATGAGAGGACTATTTCACACCAGGAATTTATTGAAATTGCACAAGAATCAGTTTTAAGAGTATTTCCACATCATACATTTGAGAAACCTGAAATTAGAGTAAGCCATCAAATCAAAGGCAGAACTCCAGAAGCTATTCATAAAAATGTAAAAGACTTGTTAGACCATGAGAGAACTCAATATTTTGAAAGAATGGCTTTTATTATTAGGATTCCAAGTATTGTAGATAATATCAATGGTAATGAGATTGCTCTTACAATAGGTGGGGTTAGAAGCTACAATTTGGAAAACTTGTACAATAAAAAAACTTTTGAAAAATTTAAATTCTTTATTGGATTCCAGAATAAAGTATGCTGCAATTTGTGTGTTTGGAGTGATGGTTTTGTTGATGATATGAAAGTAAGTTCTTATCAAGAATTACAGACTAAAATTATAGAAGTAATTCAAAATTACAATGCTGAAAAGCATTTGTTAGGAATGAAAGCATTTGCTAAACATTCATTAACAGAAACTCAGTTTGCTCAATTAATAGGTAGAACAAGATTATATCAACATTTACCAAAAAAGGATAAAGCATTAATTCCAAATTTGAACTTTACAGATGGTCATATTAATACCATTGTGAAAGATTATTTTGAAGATGATAGCTTTTGCAGAAATGAGCAAGGAGATATAAACCTTTGGAATGTTTATAATCTCTTTACACAAGCCAATAAATCTTCTTATATAGATACTTTTCTTGATAGAAATGTGAATGCCTATGATTTTACAAATGGCATTCAGAAAGCACTGATTGGTAATGGAGATTACAATTGGTTTTTGAGTTGA
- a CDS encoding AAA family ATPase has translation MQLRQSERRKAKIKMALQGSAGSGKTYSSLLLAQGLTNGDFSKVAIIDTENGSADLYAHLGNYNVLTLTPPFTPDNYIKAIDVCEKAGIEVIIIDSISHCWDYLLDYHSSLAGNSFTNWAKIKPLEKAFMDKILQCDVHVIATMRTKQDYVLNQKDGKFIPEKVGLKAVQRDGIDFEFTLVFDIDIKHFAVSSKDRTGLFMGKPEFTINPSTGRKILEWCNNGTNLQSAREKIKNTRNLEELNVLYNQYSNWRELLEYDFKLQRDTINSKEILLNPKSFSTNGSTSHR, from the coding sequence ATGCAATTAAGACAATCAGAAAGAAGGAAAGCCAAGATTAAAATGGCTTTGCAAGGTTCAGCGGGTAGTGGTAAGACTTATTCAAGTTTACTACTTGCACAAGGATTGACAAATGGTGATTTTAGTAAAGTTGCCATTATTGATACAGAAAATGGAAGTGCTGATTTATATGCACATTTGGGCAATTATAATGTGCTTACATTAACTCCACCATTTACACCAGACAATTACATTAAGGCAATTGATGTATGTGAAAAAGCAGGTATTGAAGTTATAATCATAGATAGCATTAGCCATTGTTGGGATTACCTACTTGATTATCATTCTTCATTAGCTGGAAATTCATTTACCAATTGGGCAAAAATTAAACCATTGGAAAAAGCCTTTATGGATAAAATTCTGCAATGTGATGTTCATGTAATTGCTACAATGAGAACCAAACAGGATTATGTTTTAAATCAAAAAGATGGCAAGTTTATTCCTGAGAAAGTTGGATTAAAAGCAGTTCAGAGAGATGGTATTGATTTTGAATTTACTTTGGTATTTGATATTGATATTAAGCATTTTGCTGTTTCAAGTAAAGACAGAACAGGCTTATTTATGGGAAAACCTGAATTTACAATTAATCCATCCACAGGAAGAAAAATTTTAGAATGGTGTAATAATGGTACAAATCTGCAAAGTGCCAGAGAAAAGATTAAAAACACCAGGAATCTTGAAGAATTAAATGTGTTGTACAACCAATACAGTAATTGGAGAGAATTATTGGAATATGATTTTAAACTTCAAAGAGATACCATTAATTCAAAAGAAATATTGTTAAACCCAAAATCATTCAGTACAAATGGAAGCACAAGTCATCGTTGA
- a CDS encoding DEAD/DEAH box helicase, with protein sequence MSIIDFDLVNVPVEYKKINIEDFDSNYYNSTKEFISPNPETGYISEELMPILIRDLDVKNTTVINAGTGQGKSKCIIDIVSEYANKEDYIVVFALPYNNLIEQYFEECKTIIEENKIFSLFHIDKPVNENMIGAVNDELDIVNSSNIDKFKIHILTVYALLENPGEDALFQSNKRKKYFRNLIKYCENHNKKVVLIFDELHDSIHTFKEEYIFNLWKFKKVVHKNYVISATFNEASKEIIKYLSEFTDNTIHIIESKRIVIEEKQGNLHLILHQDNSNIIDNLSLKRLFNRLIHENKKFDVIVYSRSQLKKMQKKPYFGIINRSELNFCYNDIFSPNYIRKYNKSKINIGTNFSTGINITKENHTLIIILPPSTNIKYFNNKGVFTSGYVSILQAIARLRTKGDIYIVMSEPLGIQENSLPFGIAEKNKITELFEKYQTLGTIEYSDINLQKQILNDAYTEYTYNIRKAKKYKTEVNRFGLNTLNYLEKEQFILKKGERYLNSDYFNGDLATYMFYISVTNQLSNCKLKSIDFNPDIYFQSESLIESLRYNYYTLVNSAYKNSLAQTNLMAYSGHQFFSLLNSFINKRRVYIDDALADVGKIKEIRTHYLMNVLTLGEPVNEERIRDYRKLIKSLYFKSCLSQVINLSSTGVTISFENEQLNFYYKHYQNWNELLDIIKDGIVNKKNKNLLHTKVSSLFIQKFNELDMFNQLVKLINDDLIIKLDLFPMYDTYKRFTNSSEAGQFFYELLIELFFKVADKKSQIIINDEKVRFYLIEEPFSQENFRKDFYVNMLFSNSEIIGNDLIN encoded by the coding sequence ATGAGTATAATAGATTTTGATTTAGTAAATGTTCCAGTAGAATACAAAAAAATAAATATAGAGGATTTTGATTCTAATTATTATAACTCAACTAAAGAGTTTATTAGTCCTAATCCTGAAACTGGTTATATTTCAGAAGAGTTAATGCCTATTTTGATAAGGGATTTAGATGTAAAAAATACAACTGTAATAAATGCAGGTACTGGTCAAGGAAAATCAAAGTGCATAATTGACATTGTTTCAGAGTATGCCAATAAAGAAGATTATATAGTTGTTTTTGCACTTCCATACAATAATTTAATTGAACAGTATTTTGAAGAATGTAAAACGATTATTGAAGAAAATAAAATATTTAGTTTATTTCATATTGACAAACCTGTTAATGAAAATATGATTGGAGCTGTAAATGATGAATTAGATATAGTTAATAGCTCAAATATTGATAAATTCAAAATTCATATTTTAACTGTCTATGCTTTACTTGAAAACCCTGGTGAAGACGCTTTATTTCAATCAAATAAAAGGAAAAAATATTTCAGAAATTTAATTAAGTATTGTGAAAATCATAATAAAAAGGTTGTGTTGATTTTTGATGAATTACACGATTCTATACATACTTTTAAAGAGGAGTATATTTTTAACCTTTGGAAATTTAAAAAAGTTGTTCATAAGAATTATGTAATCAGTGCTACTTTTAATGAAGCATCAAAAGAAATTATAAAATACCTTTCAGAATTTACAGATAACACAATTCACATAATTGAATCTAAAAGAATTGTTATTGAAGAAAAACAAGGTAACTTACATTTAATACTACATCAAGACAACAGTAATATTATTGATAATTTAAGTTTGAAAAGATTGTTTAATAGGTTAATTCATGAAAACAAAAAATTCGATGTCATTGTTTATTCAAGAAGCCAGCTTAAAAAAATGCAGAAAAAACCATATTTTGGAATAATAAACAGGTCAGAATTGAATTTTTGTTATAATGATATATTTAGCCCTAATTATATTAGAAAATACAATAAAAGTAAAATTAATATTGGCACAAATTTTTCAACTGGTATAAATATTACAAAAGAAAATCATACTCTTATTATTATACTACCTCCAAGTACAAATATTAAATATTTCAATAACAAAGGAGTGTTTACTTCTGGTTATGTTTCAATTCTTCAAGCAATTGCAAGGTTAAGGACAAAAGGGGATATTTACATTGTAATGTCAGAACCTCTTGGCATACAAGAGAACTCATTGCCTTTTGGAATTGCAGAAAAAAATAAAATAACTGAATTGTTTGAAAAGTATCAAACTCTTGGAACAATTGAATATTCAGATATTAATTTACAAAAACAAATCTTAAATGATGCTTATACCGAATATACCTACAATATTAGAAAAGCAAAGAAGTATAAAACAGAAGTAAATAGATTTGGACTAAATACTCTTAATTATTTGGAAAAAGAACAGTTTATTTTGAAAAAAGGAGAGAGGTATCTGAATAGTGATTATTTTAATGGAGATTTAGCAACATATATGTTTTATATTTCTGTTACAAATCAACTTTCAAATTGTAAATTAAAATCAATAGACTTTAATCCAGATATATATTTTCAAAGTGAATCATTAATAGAATCTTTGAGATATAATTATTATACATTAGTTAATTCAGCTTACAAAAATAGTTTAGCTCAAACAAATTTAATGGCATACTCTGGACATCAATTTTTTTCTTTATTAAATTCATTTATCAATAAGAGAAGAGTGTATATTGATGATGCTTTAGCTGATGTTGGTAAAATAAAAGAAATTAGAACACATTATTTGATGAATGTTTTAACTCTTGGTGAACCTGTTAATGAAGAAAGAATTAGAGATTATAGAAAACTAATCAAATCTCTTTATTTTAAATCTTGCTTAAGTCAAGTCATTAATTTAAGCTCAACAGGAGTAACTATTTCATTTGAAAATGAACAGTTAAATTTTTATTATAAACACTATCAGAATTGGAATGAACTATTAGATATTATTAAAGATGGTATTGTAAATAAAAAAAATAAAAATTTACTTCATACAAAAGTGTCAAGTTTGTTTATTCAAAAATTTAATGAGCTTGATATGTTTAATCAATTAGTTAAATTAATCAATGATGATTTGATTATTAAACTTGATTTATTTCCAATGTATGACACATATAAGAGGTTTACAAATAGTTCTGAAGCAGGTCAGTTTTTTTATGAGCTATTAATAGAATTATTTTTTAAGGTGGCTGACAAAAAATCTCAAATTATAATCAATGATGAAAAAGTAAGATTTTATTTAATTGAAGAACCTTTTTCACAAGAAAATTTTAGAAAAGATTTTTATGTCAATATGTTATTTAGTAATTCTGAAATAATTGGAAATGATCTAATAAATTAA